The genomic stretch TCCTCGTGCCCGCGCTTGCCCTGGCGGACGCGGACCCTCGCTTCGCCAAGCTGCGTGACGAAGCCGAGCCGCTGGGCGGGCTGGGGACCTTCCTGGATAAGTTCGTGGGCGCGTGCGACGGCCCCTTCGTGGACTCGCAGTGCAAGGCCAACGCGGAGGCGTTCCGGAAGAAGTACCAGGGCAAGCGGCTGTACATGATCGTCACCGAGGACGACGCCACCATGCTCACCCCGGGGCCCTATTCGCTGGGCACGGGCGAGTACAGCATCAACATCACCCCGTTCTTCCCCGGCGGCAGCTCGGCGCTCACCCACGGTGCGCCCAAGAAGACGGACGGCAACGGCAACCCCATCCTCCCCTACCTCACCGTCACCGGTGACATGCCGGCGGGGTGGAACCTGCAGATGTTCAACCGCCTCTTCTCCGCGCGCTCGGTGCGGGCACAGATTGTCTTCACCCCGCAGAGCGTGTGGACCCTGCCCAAGAAGGGCGGCGGGAAGAGCCACGGCGTGACGGCGCGCATCGAGGCCATCTTCATCACCGAGGCCCGCAGCGGCCAGACGATGGGCCTGTGGCTCAACGGCAAGGACGCCAAGAAGCGCTAGCCGGGCGTCACCTCACCGGGCGATGGCGATGTACTGGAGCGCCTCGCCCCGCTTCACCCGCAGGAGGATGCTGGCCCCGGCGCTCCCCTTCCCCAGCGCCGCGCGCACCCCGGCCACGTCCTTCACCCGGCGGCGGTTCACTTCCGTCACCACGTCTCCCGCCCGCAGGCCGGCCGAGTCCGCCGGGCTGCGCGGCGTGACGCCCGACACCAGCACCCCGGACCAGGCCGTCTCCCCCAGGGGCGCGGCCACCTCCGGCGTGAGGTCGCGGATCACCAGCCCCATCTCCTCCTCGCTGGTCGTCCGCTGGATGAGCCCCTCGGTGGCCTCCTGCGCGGGGCGCGCCACCAGCCGCACCGTCACTTCCTGCGTCTCGGTGCCACGCGTCAGCGACAGGCGCGCCTCGGTGCCCGGCGCCAGCAGCGCCACCTTGCGCAAGAGCTGCAGGTAGGAGCCGATGGGCCGCCCGTTCACCGCCACCAGCCGGTCTCCGGGGCGGATGCCCACGGCCGCGGCGGGGCTGCCCTTGTAGACGTCCTTCACCAGCGGGGCCCGGCGGTCACCGCCACCATTGCTCCCGTCGTCGTTGATGACGACGCCCAGCCACCCACGCTCCAGCTTGCCGTTCTCCCGAAGGTTGGGCAGCAGCTCCTTCACCAGGTTGCTGGGGACCGCGAAACCAATGCCCTGCCCCTGACTGATGATGGCGGTATTCACCCCCACCACCTCCCCCTTCATGTTGAAGAGCGGCCCACCGGAGTTGCCGGGGTTGATGAGCGCGTCCGTCTGGATGAAGTCGTCGAACTGGCCCACGCCCAGTACGCGCTCCTTGGCGGAGATCATCCCGTGGGACACGGAGTGGTCCAGGCCAAAGGGGTTGCCAATGGCCACCACCCAGTCGCCCACCGCCATCCGGTCCGAGTCCCCCAGGTAGACGGCGGGCAGCTTGCCCAGGTCCACGCCGCTGAGCCGCAGCAGCGCCACGTCCGTGGAGGCGTCACGGCCCACCACGGAGGCGGCGAACTCGCGGCCATCCGCCAGGCGCACGGCGATCTGCTGCGCGCTGGCCACCACGTGGTTGTTGGTGACGACGAGCCCGTCGGGCGTCAGCACGAAGCCGGAGCCAGTGGACTTCTTCATCCCCTCCAGGCCACCAGCCCGGGGCCCCACGGTGGTGATGTTGACGACGCCCGCCTCCACCGCGCGGATCAGCGGCGCCAGCGAGGACGGGGGCACGAAGTGGGGGATGCCCGGGTCTCCCTCGGCGCGCTCAAGCCACAAGCCCAGGCTGCCCGTCTGCCCCTCGACACCCGCGGCCTGCGCGGCGAACCACGCGGCATGCTCCCGGGCCCGCGCGGGAAGCCACGCGTCGAGTGGACCCTCGGCGGCCGCCGCAACCGGGACGAGCGCCAGCACCAAACACAGGGAGAAGAATCGGGAGAGCACGGAGAGGCAGCTTACACGGCGGACCATGGTCGAGCGGGCTCAACAACCTGGCCCGGCGCCCCCTTCCCGTGACGGGGGCGCCCTGGACGGCGGCGTCAGGCCTGGACGGGGGCGACGTACTTCGCCACCTTCACCCGGGCCGGACGGATGATGCGGTCCTTCAGCCGGTAGCCCGCACGCAGCTCGGCGACGATGCGCTGGTCATCGTCCGGAGTGGCGGTGATCTCCATGTCCACCGCCTCGGCCGTGTTCGGGTCGAAGGTCTGCCCGACGACATGAAGGCGCTCGATGCCCGTGGACTGCGCCTTGCGCAGGAGCCCGTCACGAATCATCCGGACGCCCTCGGCCAGCGGCGTGGCGTCCTGGGCGCTGACGGACAGGCAACGGTCCAGCTCGTCGATGGCCTCCAGCAGCGTGACGGCCACGTTGCCGCGCTCCACGTCCAGCATGCGCTCACGCTCCCGCGTCACGCGCTGCTTGAACTCCTCGCGGTCCTTCTCCGCGGCCTGCACCGCGCGGACGGCGGTGTCGAACTTCTTGCGGAGCGTCTCCAGCTCCGCCACCAGCCGCTCCCGCTCCGCGTCCTGCCCGGGAGCCGCATGCTCCTCCCGAGCCTGCTGCTGGGAGGAAGACTCCTCGGCGGCGGAAACAGGCCCCTCGCCGTTGGCGGAGGGGGGCTGCTGGGGGGATTCGGGGGCTGCGTCGGTGCGGGTGTTGCCGGCCATGTCGAACCTGAGGCGATGGTGGGTGCGCAGTCTCGCGCGAGAGGTAGGGAGCCACTGCTGCCCGGAACCTAACCGCGAGAAGGCCCCTGTCAACGCGGGAGCGAGCTAGTGCTCCTGCGGCGCGGCGGGAGACTCGGCCATGAAGCCGTGGTCCACCTGCCCTGTCACCTCGTCGATGATTTCCACCTGGGCGGCCCGCAGCGAGTAGTAGAGGAGCCACCGCTCCGCCGCCGTCAGGGATCCCGCCGGCAGGGCCTCCTCAATCTCCTGAACCGTGAGCCGTCCCTCCTTGAGCCCCTTCGCGAAGAGGGCCTTGCGGGCGATGTAGCTCTTACCGATCCTGTTCTCCACGGCGACGCCTCCTTTCCTCTGAAGATAATTTCGCCCACCGCTCGCCGCAGGGCGTCGTGGTGGCGGTGGGCTTCGGGACGGCAGGAGGGCAGGCGCCCAGCCAGTCGAAGTCTCAGGAGTCGAGCGCGTCCGAGTGCTGCGTGGGCGGCGTCTGGTCGTCACTGCCCCCGACGTCCACCGGGTGCGCGGAGATGACCTGACGCGCCTCCGGGTGCAGCAGGCCGCGCTGCGCCAACACCTTGGGCCCCAGAATCGTCACCATGGTCTCCTCCTCCACCACCTCCACGGCCAGGAGCCGGGCCGCCAACGCCTGGGCCCTGTCCTTGTGAGTGGTCAGCACCTGACGGGCCCTGTCGAGCGCTTCACTGACGAGCTTGCGCACCTCCTCGTCAATCATCCGCGCCGTCTGCTCGGAGTAGCTGCGCGTCTCCGGCACGCCCGCCGAGCGGAGGAAGCCCGGGCCATGTTCCGCGCTCAGGGCCACCGGCCCCAGCGTGCTCATGCCGTAGTCCCGCACCATCATCCGGGCCATTTCCGTGGCCTGGCGGATGTCGTTGGACGCGCCGGTGGAGATTTCCCCGATGAAGATCTCCTCCGCGGCCCGGCCGCCCATCATCCCCGCCATCTTGTCGCGCAGCTCGTCCAGCGACATGAGATAGCGGTCCTCCAGCGGCAGCGACATCGTGTAGCCCAGCGCCGCCAGACCGCGTGGGATGATGGACACCTTCGTCACCCGCTCCGCGTGAGGCAGCATCCACCCCACCACCGCGTGGCCCGCCTCGTGGTGCGCGACAATCTCCTTTTCACGCTCGTTCATCCGGCGGTTCTTCTTCTCCAGGCCGGCGACGACACGCTCGATGGCTTCCTCGAAGTCCGCCCGCATCACCGCGTCGCGGTTGCGGCGCGCGGCCAGGAGCGCGGCCTCGTTCACCACGTTGGCCAGGTCCGCGCCCGCGAAGCCCGGGGTGCGCGAGGCAATGGCATTGAGGTCCACGTCCGGTCCCAACTTCACGCCCTTGGCGTGAATCTCCAGCACGCGCTCGCGGCCCCGCTTGTCCGGCCGGTCCACCAGCACCTGCCGGTCGAAGCGGCCCGGACGCATCAGCGCGCTGTCCAGGATCTCCGGACGGTTGGTGGCAGCCAGGATGATGAGACCCGCGCGGCTGTCGAAGCCGTCCATCTCCGCGAGCAGCTGGTTGAGCGTCTGCTCACGCTCGTCATGTCCACCGGCCACGCCCGAGTTGCGGCTCTTGCCAATGGCATCCAGCTCGTCGATGAAGATGATGCACGGCGCCTTCGCCGTGGCCTGGGCGAACAAGTCGCGGACTCGCGCGGCGCCCACGCCGACGAACATCTCCACGAACTCGGACCCCGACAGGCTGAAGAAGGGAACGCCCGCTTCACCGGCCACGGCCCGTGCCAGCAGCGTCTTGCCCGTACCCGGAGGGCCCACCAGCAGCACACCCTTGGGGATGCGCCCGCCCAGGCGGCGGAACTTCTCGGGCGTCTTGAGGAACTCGACGATTTCGCGCAGCTCGTCGACCGCCTCATCCACGCCGGCCACGTCATTGAAGCCCACGCCGGTGTCGGCCTCTGCCTGCACCTTGGCGCGCGTCTTCCCGAAGCTCATGACGCTCTGTGGGCCCTGCCCCATGCCGCCGGCCACCCGGCGCATCATGAAGCTCCAGAAGAGGAAGAAGAGGCCCAAGGGCAGCAGCCATATCCACAGCGCCTCGCCCAGCCCTGACTGCGGCACGGCCTCGAACTGGATGCCCTTCTGCTCCAGCAGCGGCACCAGCCCCTCGTCACCGGCGACGCGGTAGGCCATCCACGGCAGGGCGCTCGGCTCGCCGCGCAGCGTGCGCTCCCCGTCTGCCGGGGGAGGCGGCTGCGCCGTGTCCTTGAGGAAGCCCTTTACCCACTCGTTCGAAATCTGGACCCGGCTGAAGTTCCCGGCTTCCACCCCGTCGCGGAACTGGCTGTAGCTCACGCGCCGGACGCCCGCGTCCTGGAAGACGTTGCGGAACAGCAGGAAGCCCAGGACGAGCAACAGGATGTAGCCCAACGGTGAGCCGAACTTGAACCCCTTCCCCGTTGGCGTTGGCTTGTCTGTCTTCTTTCCGCGTGGGCCCATCCCAGGCGGCAAATCCTGTGGCTTCATCGTCGGCACGCTCGACCCTCCCCCTCCCCCGCACACGCGGACACCGCGACCGCGAGGCGTCTTCCCTAGCGGGCCAAAGATGTTCACCGTTGCCATACCGTCAACCCGCCAGGCGGGCTTCACGGCATGTGTGGGCCCTTGCGGCGAATCAGCGACACCCGATCAACCACAAGGGTTGGCCAGTGAACTCCGTGCCCAACAAATAGCCGTTGCCGTCTTGCAGGAAGGTGATGGCTTCTGCCTGGGCCTGGCTCCCGCTCGGAACCTCGACGAGCTGTCCTTGCAACAGGTCCTCCAGCCGCGCGGCGTCGGGGCGGCGCAGCTCGTACGCGCGCGAGTAGGTGCGCAGCAACAGCCGCTCACCGGACGGATGCAGGGAGGCCGAGGTGGTGGCCCGGTCCATCCCAAGTGGCGCCGTCAGCGTCCCCAGTTTCCGGGCCTGGATGGAGGTGTCCGCGCTCAGACCATCCAGCGCGAAGACATCTCCCAGGGAGTCCAGCGTCTTGGTGATGACAGCCAACCGGCCGGAGCGTGCATCGATGATGACCGACTCCGCGTCGCGGGGCCCGTCCGGGTACATGAAGGGCAGCACCTCCACCGGCACCGTGGCGTCTTCGAGCGCCTCCGGTTCTGGCAGCCGGTAGAGCCGCACCTGCTCCCGGCGCGCGAAGTTGTCGCCGATGTCCGCCAGGTAGACGCAGCTGCGCGACGTACCCGGGGCGCAGGGACCCACCGTGACGTCCTCGATGTCGCGCGGAGTGGCACCGGTGAGCACCAACCGGGCGAGGATGGCGCCCTTCGCGTCCATCGCGAACAGCTCGAAGCCGTTGCCGGAGTCGTTGTGCGCCCAGAAGGCGCCCGGGTGGCGCTGGCTGGCGGCCAGGCCGGAGAGCTCGGGCAGCACGTCGGGCACGGTGCCGGACTGCTGAGGCTCGCCGTAGAGCGTGCACCCCGGCACGCCCTGGGCCGGGACCTGGTTCGTCGCCTCGGGTGGAGGCGGCGCGGGCGGCGGCTTGGAGCGGGAGCACGCGCCCAGCACTCCGGCCAGCAACGCCAGGAGGAGACGGCGCGGCACGTCAGCTGTCCAGGTCGAGCAGCTTCGCCAGCGTCTTGGCATCCGCGTCCGGGAAGCGGTACGCGGACATCTCCTCCAGCGTCACCCAGCGGTGGTCATGCACGCGCAGGTGTTGAATCTTCTCCGTCGGCCGCGAGAGCCGGCAGTGGAAGACGCGGAAGTCGATATCGTAGTTGGGGTACTCGTGGTGGGTGTGCATGGCCTGACCCAGCACGTCCACCTCCACGCCCAACTCTTCCTGGATTTCCCGGGCAAGGGCCTCGGCGTCCTCTTCGCCCTCCTCCACGCGCCCGCCGGGGAACTCCCACAGCAGGGGCAGCGACGCGGTGGGGGGGCGCTGGGTGATGAGGTAGCGCCCCTGCTCGTTCTGGAGCATTGCACCGACGACACGGACCTGACGGCGGGCCATTCGCTTCTCCTCTTTCTGGCGGGACACCGGGGGGAGGGGCGAACTAACACAGCCCTCGCCCGGCGCCAATGCCGCAACCCCAGTCGCCCAGCCTGCGCACGTCCGTGCAGCCCGGCCACCCTCCCCCTGGGCCGCACAGTCGCCGCGGACGCCCGGGGGGCTTGCCCCGGCCGCCCGCCCCCCGGGCAGTGTTCGGGTCCGTGCGCCAGCGCACCGGCATGTGGTGAATTGGATGACGGGAACGCGAGAAGGCGTCATGCTCGCCCCATGACGACGAGTCGTAGGGAAAGGGCCGAGGTGCTCGGAGCGGCACTGAAAGCCGCCCGCCAGCAGGCGGGGCTCGGCATGGAGGAGGTCGCCGAGCAACTGGAAATCCCCGTGGAAGTGCTCGCTCGGGTGGAACGAGGGGTCATGGTGCCGACCATTCCCACCCTGACGCGCCTGTGTGTGATTCTGAAGCTGGACCCGGATGTGCTGCCCGAGCTGCCGGAGATGAGTGACTGACGTCCGGGCGTGGCCGTCCAAGCTCCCGGTCCCGAGCTCCCACGCCCATGCGCTGCCCCACCTGCCATCGCCGCGTGGCCGAGCGCTGTCCTCGCCACGGCCCGGTCGAAGCGCGTGCCCCAGGCTCCTTGCCAGAGCCTCCGGATGTGGCGGGCCATGTCCTGGGAGCGCCCTTGGGGCGCGGTGGGTTTGGACGGGTGTTCGCCGCGCGACGTGAGGTGGATGGGCAGGACGTCGCGCTGAAGGTGTTGGAGCCGCTCGCAGGCGAACGGCTGGGGCGGGAGTTGGAGGCCCTGCGCCGCATCGGTCCCCCCGCCGTGCCGCGGCTGCTGGGCGAGGCCACGACCCGCGCCGGTGAGCGGGTGGTCATCATGGAGCGCATCGAGGGCCCGACGCTGGCTCGACGGTTGGCGAAGCTGCCGGGCGCCGGGGCCCTGCCCTGGGTCGATGCGGCCCCGCTGATGCGAGCCCTGGCGGAGGCCCTGGCCCAGGTCCATGCGGCGGGCGTGGTGCACCGGGACCTGAAGCCGGAAAACGTCGTGCTGTCCGAAGGGCGGCTCGTGCTGCTGGACTTCGGGCTCGCGCGGCTGACGGCCCAGGATGATGGGGAGGGGCTCTCGCCAGGGCTCACTCGCACGGGTCAGCGGCTGGGGACCCATGAGTACATGTCACCCGAGCAGTGCCGGGACGCGCGGTACATCGACGCGCGCGCGGACCTGTATGGGCTTGGGGTCATGTTCTTTGAGTTGCTGTGTGGTCGGCCTCCCTTTGTCGGAGAGGCGGCAGCGGTGCTCCAGGCGCATGTCTCGCGGCGGCCTCCGGCGATACGGACGCTCGCGCCCTGGCCGGTACCCGCGGCGGTGGAGACGTTGGTGCAGCGGCTGCTGGCCAAGGCTCCCGAGGACCGGGGGGACAGTGCGCGGTCGCTGGCGGAGGAGTTGCGCGAGCTGCAGGGCGCTGGCGATGCGCTGGTCACACATGCGGTGTCCGGTGCCTTGGCGGAGAACCCGCGCCGCGCCACGGAGGCGTCCCGGACGGACGCAGGCCCTTCAACCGCCCCCACCCCAGACACCAGCCGAGCCACGCACGAGGTGGCGGTGCTCGGTGTGAAGTCCTCACTGGACGCACCGGCCTTGCAGGCCTGCCTCGCCGGAAGCGGCGTCATCCTCGCGCGCGTGGAGCCGGGCCTTTGCCTCTTCGCGTTCCCCCACGAAGTGGCAGTGGAAGCTGGGCTGCGCGCCGCGCTCCGGGCCGCAGAGGTGCTGAAAGCCGCCCTCCCCCCAAACGCAACGCTCGCGCTTCATTGCGCACCGCTGCGCATTCGTGAGCGTGCAGGTCGATTGACGGTGGGTGGCGCGGCGGT from Myxococcus xanthus encodes the following:
- a CDS encoding DUF6066 family protein, whose amino-acid sequence is MNRILLAAALFLVPALALADADPRFAKLRDEAEPLGGLGTFLDKFVGACDGPFVDSQCKANAEAFRKKYQGKRLYMIVTEDDATMLTPGPYSLGTGEYSINITPFFPGGSSALTHGAPKKTDGNGNPILPYLTVTGDMPAGWNLQMFNRLFSARSVRAQIVFTPQSVWTLPKKGGGKSHGVTARIEAIFITEARSGQTMGLWLNGKDAKKR
- a CDS encoding trypsin-like peptidase domain-containing protein, with protein sequence MVRRVSCLSVLSRFFSLCLVLALVPVAAAAEGPLDAWLPARAREHAAWFAAQAAGVEGQTGSLGLWLERAEGDPGIPHFVPPSSLAPLIRAVEAGVVNITTVGPRAGGLEGMKKSTGSGFVLTPDGLVVTNNHVVASAQQIAVRLADGREFAASVVGRDASTDVALLRLSGVDLGKLPAVYLGDSDRMAVGDWVVAIGNPFGLDHSVSHGMISAKERVLGVGQFDDFIQTDALINPGNSGGPLFNMKGEVVGVNTAIISQGQGIGFAVPSNLVKELLPNLRENGKLERGWLGVVINDDGSNGGGDRRAPLVKDVYKGSPAAAVGIRPGDRLVAVNGRPIGSYLQLLRKVALLAPGTEARLSLTRGTETQEVTVRLVARPAQEATEGLIQRTTSEEEMGLVIRDLTPEVAAPLGETAWSGVLVSGVTPRSPADSAGLRAGDVVTEVNRRRVKDVAGVRAALGKGSAGASILLRVKRGEALQYIAIAR
- a CDS encoding nucleotide exchange factor GrpE — protein: MAGNTRTDAAPESPQQPPSANGEGPVSAAEESSSQQQAREEHAAPGQDAERERLVAELETLRKKFDTAVRAVQAAEKDREEFKQRVTRERERMLDVERGNVAVTLLEAIDELDRCLSVSAQDATPLAEGVRMIRDGLLRKAQSTGIERLHVVGQTFDPNTAEAVDMEITATPDDDQRIVAELRAGYRLKDRIIRPARVKVAKYVAPVQA
- a CDS encoding RNA polymerase sigma factor region1.1 domain-containing protein, with protein sequence MENRIGKSYIARKALFAKGLKEGRLTVQEIEEALPAGSLTAAERWLLYYSLRAAQVEIIDEVTGQVDHGFMAESPAAPQEH
- the ftsH gene encoding ATP-dependent zinc metalloprotease FtsH is translated as MGPRGKKTDKPTPTGKGFKFGSPLGYILLLVLGFLLFRNVFQDAGVRRVSYSQFRDGVEAGNFSRVQISNEWVKGFLKDTAQPPPPADGERTLRGEPSALPWMAYRVAGDEGLVPLLEQKGIQFEAVPQSGLGEALWIWLLPLGLFFLFWSFMMRRVAGGMGQGPQSVMSFGKTRAKVQAEADTGVGFNDVAGVDEAVDELREIVEFLKTPEKFRRLGGRIPKGVLLVGPPGTGKTLLARAVAGEAGVPFFSLSGSEFVEMFVGVGAARVRDLFAQATAKAPCIIFIDELDAIGKSRNSGVAGGHDEREQTLNQLLAEMDGFDSRAGLIILAATNRPEILDSALMRPGRFDRQVLVDRPDKRGRERVLEIHAKGVKLGPDVDLNAIASRTPGFAGADLANVVNEAALLAARRNRDAVMRADFEEAIERVVAGLEKKNRRMNEREKEIVAHHEAGHAVVGWMLPHAERVTKVSIIPRGLAALGYTMSLPLEDRYLMSLDELRDKMAGMMGGRAAEEIFIGEISTGASNDIRQATEMARMMVRDYGMSTLGPVALSAEHGPGFLRSAGVPETRSYSEQTARMIDEEVRKLVSEALDRARQVLTTHKDRAQALAARLLAVEVVEEETMVTILGPKVLAQRGLLHPEARQVISAHPVDVGGSDDQTPPTQHSDALDS
- a CDS encoding (deoxy)nucleoside triphosphate pyrophosphohydrolase, with amino-acid sequence MARRQVRVVGAMLQNEQGRYLITQRPPTASLPLLWEFPGGRVEEGEEDAEALAREIQEELGVEVDVLGQAMHTHHEYPNYDIDFRVFHCRLSRPTEKIQHLRVHDHRWVTLEEMSAYRFPDADAKTLAKLLDLDS
- a CDS encoding helix-turn-helix domain-containing protein, with the protein product MTTSRRERAEVLGAALKAARQQAGLGMEEVAEQLEIPVEVLARVERGVMVPTIPTLTRLCVILKLDPDVLPELPEMSD